A region of the Arenibacter antarcticus genome:
TTCCCATTGTTTAAATAGCTGGAATAGGCTTTTGCCAGTTCGTTAATTTTAATCTCCGCCGTACCTAATGCCAAGGAAGGCAATTGAGGTAACTTAGTTTCTATCCCCATTTTTTTAGCCTGTGCCAAGACCTTGGGAATACCTGTTTGCTCCAGCACTTTTACAGCTATGGTGTTAACCGAATTGCTCAATGCCTCTTCCATGGAATAATTGAGGTAAGCCTCATCCTTTTTTCCAGAATTGCTGGGCGACCATCCTTCCATATTTTCGTATTCCACTTCTTGTGCGGAAAAATAGGTGCAGGGGTCAATTCCGCTTTCCAGGGCGGCAGTATATACAATGGGCTTAAATGCGGACCCTACCTGCCGTTTGCTCTGTGAGATATGATCGTATTTGAAATGTTTAAAATTAACTCCCCCTATCCAAGTTTTTACGGCACCATTAGATGGGTCTACAGAAAGTGATCCTACATTTAGGAATTTAGCGTAATGAAGTAAACTGTCTATAGAACTGGCCATTATAGTGGTGTCTCGTTTCCAATCTGTCAACATCATTTGTTTTTTAATCTGCAGGGAATCCATAATTTCTGACTCGCTTAGACCAGCAGTTTTTAATTTTCTGTAGACATCTGAACGTTGAATAATCTTAGCGATCAACTTTTTATCCGTTTTCCATGGCGCTTTTTGACCATAGCTTTTTTCAAAGCTATCTTGAAGTTTTTGCATATGTTCTTGCATGGCTTCTTCGGCCAAAAGTTGCATTTTATAATCCAAGGTGGTATAAATTTTTAATCCGGAGGTATAAATATTGTATTCCTGACCTTCTTCATGTTGTTCCTTGGCCCATTTTAGGAGCTGTTTCCTTACCTCTTCCCTAAAATAGGGTGCAATTCCATCATTGTGATCATAATCCCGGTAATCCAATTTTAAGGGGGTCAATACAATACTGTCCGCCACCTTTGGGGTTAAATAATTATTATTTTCCATGGCACGGATTACTAAATTTCGTCTTTCTACACTATTTTTCGGAAACACCCGTGGATTGTACCCGTAGGTGGCCTTTAACATTCCTACTAGGACAGCACTTTCTTCTAATTTTAGAGTCTTTGCCCTTTTGTTAAAGAATTTTAATGCAGCACTTTCTATTCCAAACGTATTGTCCCCAAATGAAACTGTATTTAGATACAGCATTATAATTTCATCTTTAGAGTAGATCCGTTCCAGTCTTTTCGCTATGATCATCTCCTTAAATTTTGTAGCCACAAGTTGTAGTATCCCAGCTCTTTCCCTTGGGTACAGGTTTTTTGCCAACTGCTGTGTAATGGTGCTACCGCCACCCGAAGATCTGTCTTGCATTAAAATGGTTTTAATCCCTACCCTTGCAAGACTGGTAAAGTCTATTCCCGAATGCTCATAAAATCTTTCGTCCTCAATGGCTACCAAAGCTGATATTAATTGTGGAGACAAGTCTTCATAGGTGATGGGCTGCCTGTCGTATAGATAATATTTGCCGATCAATACACTGTCGGCAGAATATACTTCGGAGGCTCTTTGGTAATGAAAATCTGAAAGTGATTTCTTGGTTGGGAGTTTGCCCCATGCACCTATATATATGCTAAGGATAAATAAGAATAACAACCCAATTAAAATTGATAATGAAATAATTCCAACTCTAAGGATTGGATGCTTTATCTTTTTAAACATGAAGTTTATTTTTTGTGGGTGCAATATCAAATTTAATAATTAAATAAGGTTAATTCTTAACAATACCTTATAGTGCAATTGATTATTTTTGAGCTTTTAATCCACACTGATACTGATCTGAGGATTTAAAACCCATTTTTAGATGAAGGTAGCTATGGCAATTATCATCACTCTTAACCGTAATTAATACTTTAAAATGAAAAAATTTATTCTGTGTTGTCTTTTTGCGTTGTTCATGCAAACTTCCTTTGCCAATGAAATGGAATGGTCCAAAACAGGCCATAGAACTATTGGTGAAGTGGCACAGAATCACTTGTCGGGTAAATCAAAAAGAGCCTTAAGAAAACTGTTAAATGGACAAAGTTTGGCTTTAATCTCCACCTATGCCGATGATATAAAGTCCGATAGAACTTATTCCAAATTTGCCCCATGGCATTATGTAAACTATCCCATGGATAAAAAGTATACCGAGGTAAAGCCTAGTAAAGCTGGGGATGTGGTAGTAGGGATAGAGAAATGTATTGCCATAATAAGGGATGAAAACAGTGCTCATGAAGACAAGGTTTTTTATTTAAAAATGTTGGTTCATTTAATTGGAGACCTTCATCAGCCTATGCACGTAGGACGATTGGAGGATAAAGGAGGTAATGACATTCAACTTACGTGGTTCGGTAGGGGAACCAATTTACATCGCTTGTGGGATGCCAATATGATAGATGATTACGGGATGAGTTATTCCGAACTTGCTGGGAACCTGCCTAAGCTATCCAAAAATGAAATTAAGTCCATTCAAAAGGGTGATGTATATGATTGGGTTGAAGAATCCCATGATATGGCCAATATTCTATATGATTCCGTTGAGGTAGGGGAGAAGCTGGGATATGACTACGGTTATAAATATTGGACTACTGTGGAGCGACAATTACAGCGAGGTGGACTCCGTTTGGCTAAGGTCTTGAACGAATTGTTTTAAGGAGTTTGAGAGGTGTAGTGTTTTTTATGTGATTACCCTAAAGGTAAGGTTCATTCTTTCCTTAACGGACCTTGCTGTTTTGGGAATCTGATGTAGCCAATGGTGCTGCGTTTCCCCCTTCATTAACAATAAACTGCCGTGTTGCAACAGTATTTTATGTTTTAAATTTTTTAGCTTCTTGTGTTTTAAATGAAAATAGCGTTCTTGGCCAAGGGTGATGGATGCGATAATAGGGTTTTTCCCCAATTCCTTTTCATCGTCGGCATGCCAGCCGTTACTATCGCTTCCATCTCTATATAAATTTAACAAACAACTGCTGAATTCAATTTCCGTTTTACGTTGGATGCTATTTCTGATTTCCAATAATTCCTGAGAGAATTTATGGGGATGCATGGTGATACCGGAATATTTGTAGGGTTTCCCATTGTCTCCATAAAGGGCTGTAAGTCTGGGTTGCGGGTGTGTTTTTCCAAATAGGGTGATAGTGTCTTGTTGCCAAGGTGTATTATTCTTAAGCTGATCAAAATAGAAATCGGCCTGTGGAACAGAAATGAAGTTGGGGTAATAGATAATATCGCTATCAGGTAGTTGAAGATTTATAGGGTCTGAAAATAATGGAGTATTCATTAAGAATCCGATTAATTGGTCTTGTAGATGTTTAAACTAGTTACTTTAATTTGTTCGCTTACTCCGATTCACTCAGGGTTAAAAGTTTTTCAATAACCACTCGTCTTTAATGATTTTCAATTGCCACGGGTTTTAACCCGTGGTGAAAATTTTATAGCGATTTTGGCTTTAGCCAAACTCTTCGGTTTCTAGATTTCAACTAATGCATTCCTATAGCTCTTCTTTGCACATGATAAATCTGGGCGAAATTGAGTAGGCGAGGCTTTTCGCCTTTTAAAAATCTATGGACTTCTAAACTAAATATAATATTTTATAGTTGCGATCCTGAATTATAAATACTGCTGAAGTCGCAACCGTTTGTATTCTGGTATGGCTAGATTATTTATTGCCTTCAATAACAGAATTGGATCCTTATGCTTGGAAAGGATAATAGTGAAGCATTCCTTTACTGTTAAGGTATTTTTGGATTGCTGAACAAGTTCAATGGTATCGCCTTGTGTAACACGGCCTTTCTCCAAAACTCTAACGTAGGTGCCAGGCTGACCGTAGGTTATATACATATTAATGATATTAGGATCATTAAACCGTATTCCCAATTTATAACAAGGTTCCCTTGGAGTGGAAATTTGCACCAAGGCGGAACCAATACGATAAATATCCCCGATTCTGGTGGTGGAATCCTCCATTCCTTGAGTTGTCAGGTTTTCCCCGAACATGCCCCAATCCCAGCTTAGACTTGGATAGATCGACTTCCAATACGGGTAGTGTTCAGAAGCAAATAAAAAACAGGCCTTATGGATCCCTCCATGATGTTTCCGATCCACTACAATGTCGTTTTCTACATCAGTTTCTCCTAGGAACAACGATTGTTGGGAGGGGTATTTATAGATTCCGGTCTGTTCCTCTTTTCCGTTCCATAGAAAAGTAGTTGCGGCACCTGTATTGGTAGCGATGACTTTCATTTTAAAAATCTTATTATTTCCATGGGTATGCTGTTGTCTTTCAATTTTAAATATTTCCAAGGTAATAATAGGCCCAATAAATCAACGCTAATTGTAATGGAATCCGAAGAATCAGTATCCACCTGGGAATTCCCGCCGCTTCTTTTTTGCCTTTAAGCATATAAAAATGTACCAAGAGAAATACGGTCAACATAGCCATAATGCCATAGATGGAAATATCTTTTGTAGCCCCGAAACACAAACCCACTCCCAAAAGTATTTCTGTAAGCCCACTTAATGCAACCAAGAGTTTAGGATGTGGCAGATACCTAGGCATTATGCGAAGGTATACATTGGGTTGTATAAAGTGCATGGTTCCAGCAACTAGGTAGAGGATTGCCATGAGGTAAAGATGCCAAGGATAGGTCATTCTATTTTTTATTGCTGTTAATAGTTACTGCTATGCCGTACAAGATACGGGGAAATTATTTTTCTTGAAGCAAAAAAAAAAGCCGTATCATTTTTTCTGATACGGCCTCCTATCATAAAATACTCAATACTTTGTACTCAGTCCTTATTTTACCATTTCATAGCTACGCTTAATAAAATTGGTAAGTTCTTCACCTTTTAATAGTCCCTTGGACAACCGGGCTAAATCTAAAGATTGATTTATAAGTCGCTCTTTCTTCTTAGCAGTCTTTGTGTTAAGGATTTCGGAAACTAACTCGTGGTTAGTATTCACTACCAGATTGTACATTTCTGGCATATTTCCCATCCCGAACATTCCACCACCACCACCAGTTTGTTGCATCTCTTTCATTCGTCGCAAAAACTCTGGCTCGGTGATTATAAATGGTGAGGCACTGCTATCCATGGCTTCCATTTGAATGGTATAGCCTTTATTGTTAATAGTTTTTTCGATATCAGTTTTTAAGGCCTCTTTTTCCTCATCCGAAAGTTTTGAAATCTGGGTATCCTCTTTCTTGATCAGGTTATCCAAATGATCGGCATCTACCCTTGCAAAGGAAATTTTCTCCTTGGAGGTTTCCAATTTTTGCATCAGGTGCGATATTATTGGAGAATCCAACAATAGTACTTCATACCCTTTTGCCTTAGCAGCTTCTATATAACTGTGTTGCTCCTCTTTATTAGAGGTGTAAAGAAGTACCAATTTATCGTCCTTATCGGTTTGATTCGCTTTTACTTTTTCCTGAAGTTCTTCAAAGGTGTAATAGGCCCCATCTACTGTAGGGTACAGCGCAAATTTATCTGCCTTTTCAAAAAACTTGTCTTCGGAAAGCATTCCGTATTCGATAACGATTTTTATATCGTTCCATTTGGCCTCAAAATCTTCCCTATTATTTTTAAATAATGATGTTAATTTATCGGCAACCTTACGGGTAATATAGGTCGATATCTTTTTTACCGCCCCATCTGCCTGAAGATAGGATCTTGAAACATTTAATGGGATGTCCGGAGAATCTATCACCCCTCGAAGCATGGTAAGAAATTCTGGAACGATTCCCTCTACATTATCGGTGACAAAAACCTGATTTTGATATAACTGTATCCTGTCCTTTTGAGAACTTATGTCATTGGTCAATTTTGGGAAATACAAAATCCCTGTCAAATTAAAAGGATAGTCAACGTTTAGGTGAATGTGGAATAAGGGCTCCTCAAACTGCATCGGATATAATTCCCTATAAAATCCTTTATAATCCTCTTCCTTAAGTTCTGTAGGCTGCTTGGTCCAAGCAGGATTGGGATTGTTTATAATGTTATCTACCTCCTGTGTAGGTGCGGGATCTTCTTCCTTGGCACCTTCTGGTTTTGGTAGGGTTTCTGTTTTTGTCCCAAACTTAATGGGAATAGGCATAAACTTGTTGTATTTACTTAGCAACCCACCAATCTTGCTTTCTTCCAAAAATTCGGTAGAATCTTCCGCAACATGAAGGATGATCTCTGTTCCCCTTGTTTCTTTTTCACCTTCTACCAAGGTAAAGTTTGGCGATCCATCACAAGTCCAATGGGCAGCAGGTGCATCGGTATAACTCTTACTGATGATCTCTACTTTTTCGGCTACCATGAAAGCGGAATAGAATCCTAGTCCAAAATGACCGATAATACCGGAATCTTTTGCGGCATCTTTGTATTTGTCCAAGAATTCCTCGGCCCCTGAAAAAGCAATTTCGTTAATATACTTTTGAACTTCTTCCTGGGTCATCCCCACACCTTGATCTATAATGTGGATTTTTTTTCCTTCCTTATCGATCTTGATCTCAATAAATGGATTCTGAAATTCAACCTTGGCTTCTCCAATAGAAGTTAGGTGTTTCAGTTTTAGCGTTGCATCTGTTGCATTTGAAACCAGCTCCCTAAGGAAAATTTCATGGTCGCTGTATAAGAATTTTTTTATGAGCGGAAATATGTTCTCTACGGAAACATTAATCTTGCCTGTGGCCATACTTCTATAATTTTTATGTTTTACGGGATGTTAAGGTCAAAAAAAGTACCAGAAGCGATAAAGGTGACAAACTGACACTCACTTTGTGAACATGTTTCAATCCTGTGTCATTTATGCATGTCCTTGCGTAATATTTGGCCTCGAGGTTATAAATATGTTGCTCAGATATTTTTTTGATTATCTTAGGCAATCTTAAAATATTTCCCATACTTTAGATTTTATAATCAAAAGGAGCGCATAAGCTCAAACCATTAAATACACCTAAAAATGTTCAACTCAAAAATAATAGGTCTTGGCTTTTATGTGCCAGATAATGTGGTTACCAATGACGATTTGTCTAAAGTGATGGATACCAATGATGAATGGATCCAAGAACGTACAGGAATTAAGGAAAGAAGGCATGTTATTAAAGGTGATGGGGATACCACCACAACTATGGGGGTTAAAGCCGCTAAAATTGCCATTGAACGTGCCGGCCTAGATAAGGATGATATCGATTTTATTGTGTTCGCTACCTTAAGTCCCGACTATTATTTTCCTGGGCCTGGGGTTTTGGTGCAACGCGATCTAGGGATTAAAACAGTAGGGGCACTGGATGTAAGAAATCAGTGTTCAGGTTTTGTTTATGCCTTGTCTGTAGCGGATCAGTACATAAAAAGTGGTATGTATAAAAATGTATTGGTCATTGGATCCGAACTACATTCCCATGGCCTAGATATGACTACTAGGGGGAGGGGAGTTTCCGTAATTTTTGGAGATGGTGCCGGAGCAGCGGTATTAACTAGGGAGAAGGATTCTAAGAAAGGGATACTATCCACACATTTGCATTCCGAAGGGCAGCATGCCGAAGAATTGTCATTAATTGCGCCTGGAATGGGAAAACGTTGGGTAAATGATATTTTGGAGGATAACGACCCTAATGATGAATCTTATTTCCCCTATATGAATGGTCAGTTTGTCTTTAAAAATGCAGTGGTCCGTTTTAGCGAAGTTATTGTGGAAGGCTTAAAGGCGAATAATTTGGAAGCCAAGGATATCGATATGTTGGTCCCGCATCAAGCCAATTTAAGAATTTCGCAGTTCGTTCAAAAGAAATTTGGATTGCAAGATGATCAGGTATTCAATAATATTATGAAATATGGGAATACCACCGCGGCTTCTATTCCTATCGCATTGACAGAAGCTTGGGAGCAAGGAAGGGTAAAGTCTGGAGATTTGGTGGTGCTAGCCGCCTTTGGTAGTGGCTTTACCTGGGGAAGTGTCGTTATAAGGTGGTAGCTTAATAAGAATAATGTAAATAACAAAATCGAAACCCGAAACAGATGTTCCGGGTTTCTTTCATTGATAAACTATACTAAACACTAACCATTAACTATAAAAATATAGCCCTATCAATGACTGAAATTATTATTCCTACTTAAAGGACGTATTTTTTCGGCTTTTTATTATGCTGTTTAACATTGTTTAACACGCCTTTTAACATAACAAATCGGACTCTCAAAGGGTAGATTATTCCAAATCAGCAGTCATTCTTTGTTGATACCCGATATCTGTTAATTTCCCTAGATTTAACTTCGATGGAAATTTGCCTTCTGGTATTTATTATAGGGCAAAGGTTGGTGGTACTACGGCCTCTTCCAATAGTATTTTAACAGCTATTTTTAGGTCCTCCAAAAATTAGGCAATTACGTCAGTTTTATCTTTTTTTTCTGATAAACCAAAGTCCTACAAAAGTAATTAAACCGTTTATTGGGAGTAGTTCATACCCTACCTGATAGCCTCCTAAAGATTCTGATGGGATATTGGCGATCATTACAATTAATACGACGGAAACCACCGCAACTAATGCTGCGTATTTGTCCTTAATTTGATATTTAGTAAGGATTCCAAAACTGAAAAGGCCTAGTAGCGGCCCGTAGGTATAGGTGGCTACTGTTAGGAGTCCGTCTATTACGTTTTTGTCCAGTATGTGTTTAAAGATTATGATTACAATAATGAGTAGGATACTCATTCCTATATGTGTTCTTTTACGGATGGACTTTTGTTTGGCTTCCGGTTGTTTTTCAATATTTAAGAAATCTACACAGAAAGAGGTGGTAAGTGCTGTAAGTGCGCTATCCGCGCTACTATAGGCCGCTGCGATTAGCCCAAGCATAAAGGTGATGGCCACCGTAATTCCAAGACCGCTGTTAATGGCAATTTCAGGGAACAAAAGGTCTGGCTTGGCAACCCCATCCATCATGGGAATGCTAATATTAAACTTATTGGCATAAATAAATAATAGTGCCCCCAATAAAAGAAAGGCAAAGTTGACCACTATAAGTACCAAACTAAAGGAGACCACATTCTTTTGAGCATCCTTTAGATTTTTACAGGTGAGATTTTTTTGCATCATATCCTGATCTAGACCAGTCATACATATGGCAATGAACATCCCCCCGATAAAGGATTTTACAAAGTGGACCTTATTAAAGAAATCATCGGTAAAGAAAATAGTGCTATACCTTTTTAATTCTTCAGAGACCAAGAATTCTTTAAAGCTCCACCCCAATTCTTGATTGATATGGTATATGGACAATCCAACGGCAACCAGCATAAACAGGGTCTGTAGCGTATCGGTCCAAACGATGGTCTTTATTCCACCTTTAAAGGTATATATCCATATTAAAAGGATAGAGAGGGTAACGGTGACCTCAAAGGGAACGTTCCAAGCATCAAAAACAAACTGTTGCAAGACTATGGCTACCAAGAATAGCCTGAAGGAGGCACCCAATACTCTGGATATAAAGAAGAAAAAAGCTCCCGTTTTATAACTGACTACCCCAAACCTACTCTCCAGATATTCGTAGATGGAGGTGACGTTTAATCTGTAATATATGGGCAGCAATACATATGCAATGACCATATACCCAGCGAGATACCCGAAAACCACTTGCATATAGCTGAAATCCGAGCCTTCTACCCACCCTGGGACGGAAATAAAAGTGACGCCGGACAAAGATGCGCCTACCATTCCAAAGGCAACCAGATACCAGGGCGATTGTTTCCCCGCCTTAAAGAAATCTGCATTGGAGTCATTTTTTCCAGTGAAATAGGAAATGGATAATAGCATTAGGAAATAGCATCCTATCAATGCTAAAATAAGGGTAGGGGTCATATTTATTTATTAAGCCGGCAAAGTACAAAAAACTAATAAATAATTACGGTTGTAACTAGGGCTGTAATTCTATTTTCCTTAGCTGGTAATATTATTTCTTTTCCTAGGATCATCGGTATTAAATACTTTAAAATTGTAATTTTGTATTTATGGAATTCTCTTCTAAACTATTGGAAAATGCGGTCTATGAGATGTCTCAATTACCAGGTATTGGTAAGCGAACTGCATTGAGGTTGGTGCTACACCTATTAAAACAGCCAAATGAACAGACCACTAGATTGAGCAGTTCCTTGGTGAATTTAAAAACCAATATAAAGTTTTGTAAAAACTGTCATAACATTTCCGATGTGGCGCTCTGTGAGATTTGTGCGAACCCCAAAAGAGATCAGGCTATAGTATGCGTAGTAGAAGATATTCGCGATGTTATGGCCATAGAGAATACCGACCAGTTTAAGGGACTCTACCATGTGCTGGGCGGAAAAATATCACCGATGGAAGGTGTAGGGCCACAAGATTTGACAATAGCTTCTTTGGTAGCAAAAGTTAAACAAGGAGAAATAAAAGAGCTTATTTTCGCGTTAAGCTCTACTATGGAGGGAGATACCACTAACTTTTATATCTTTAAGCAGTTGGTTGGAATGGAAATAAAAACATCTACTATTGCTAGGGGAATTGCCATTGGGGACGAATTGGAGTATGCCGATGAGGTTACCTTGGGAAGAAGTATTTTAAATAGGATTCCATTTGAGAATTCCTTAAAAGCATAGTTGAAATTCTAATAAGAAATAAATAAAGATCAATGATGTGGTCTTTTATTTATTATTTTTGCAAAATATTAATCAATATAAGTCTATTAAATAGGGATATGTCAAAGTTTGAACTAAAATTACCGCAGATGGGGGAAAGCGTTGCGGAAGCTACCCTTACC
Encoded here:
- a CDS encoding sodium:solute symporter — its product is MTPTLILALIGCYFLMLLSISYFTGKNDSNADFFKAGKQSPWYLVAFGMVGASLSGVTFISVPGWVEGSDFSYMQVVFGYLAGYMVIAYVLLPIYYRLNVTSIYEYLESRFGVVSYKTGAFFFFISRVLGASFRLFLVAIVLQQFVFDAWNVPFEVTVTLSILLIWIYTFKGGIKTIVWTDTLQTLFMLVAVGLSIYHINQELGWSFKEFLVSEELKRYSTIFFTDDFFNKVHFVKSFIGGMFIAICMTGLDQDMMQKNLTCKNLKDAQKNVVSFSLVLIVVNFAFLLLGALLFIYANKFNISIPMMDGVAKPDLLFPEIAINSGLGITVAITFMLGLIAAAYSSADSALTALTTSFCVDFLNIEKQPEAKQKSIRKRTHIGMSILLIIVIIIFKHILDKNVIDGLLTVATYTYGPLLGLFSFGILTKYQIKDKYAALVAVVSVVLIVMIANIPSESLGGYQVGYELLPINGLITFVGLWFIRKKR
- a CDS encoding S1/P1 nuclease, which translates into the protein MKKFILCCLFALFMQTSFANEMEWSKTGHRTIGEVAQNHLSGKSKRALRKLLNGQSLALISTYADDIKSDRTYSKFAPWHYVNYPMDKKYTEVKPSKAGDVVVGIEKCIAIIRDENSAHEDKVFYLKMLVHLIGDLHQPMHVGRLEDKGGNDIQLTWFGRGTNLHRLWDANMIDDYGMSYSELAGNLPKLSKNEIKSIQKGDVYDWVEESHDMANILYDSVEVGEKLGYDYGYKYWTTVERQLQRGGLRLAKVLNELF
- a CDS encoding 3-oxoacyl-ACP synthase III family protein encodes the protein MFNSKIIGLGFYVPDNVVTNDDLSKVMDTNDEWIQERTGIKERRHVIKGDGDTTTTMGVKAAKIAIERAGLDKDDIDFIVFATLSPDYYFPGPGVLVQRDLGIKTVGALDVRNQCSGFVYALSVADQYIKSGMYKNVLVIGSELHSHGLDMTTRGRGVSVIFGDGAGAAVLTREKDSKKGILSTHLHSEGQHAEELSLIAPGMGKRWVNDILEDNDPNDESYFPYMNGQFVFKNAVVRFSEVIVEGLKANNLEAKDIDMLVPHQANLRISQFVQKKFGLQDDQVFNNIMKYGNTTAASIPIALTEAWEQGRVKSGDLVVLAAFGSGFTWGSVVIRW
- a CDS encoding transglycosylase domain-containing protein; translated protein: MFKKIKHPILRVGIISLSILIGLLFLFILSIYIGAWGKLPTKKSLSDFHYQRASEVYSADSVLIGKYYLYDRQPITYEDLSPQLISALVAIEDERFYEHSGIDFTSLARVGIKTILMQDRSSGGGSTITQQLAKNLYPRERAGILQLVATKFKEMIIAKRLERIYSKDEIIMLYLNTVSFGDNTFGIESAALKFFNKRAKTLKLEESAVLVGMLKATYGYNPRVFPKNSVERRNLVIRAMENNNYLTPKVADSIVLTPLKLDYRDYDHNDGIAPYFREEVRKQLLKWAKEQHEEGQEYNIYTSGLKIYTTLDYKMQLLAEEAMQEHMQKLQDSFEKSYGQKAPWKTDKKLIAKIIQRSDVYRKLKTAGLSESEIMDSLQIKKQMMLTDWKRDTTIMASSIDSLLHYAKFLNVGSLSVDPSNGAVKTWIGGVNFKHFKYDHISQSKRQVGSAFKPIVYTAALESGIDPCTYFSAQEVEYENMEGWSPSNSGKKDEAYLNYSMEEALSNSVNTIAVKVLEQTGIPKVLAQAKKMGIETKLPQLPSLALGTAEIKINELAKAYSSYLNNGKPVAPFLIQHINNEKDSTLTAFKPIISEERAFSDENGQIMIQMMKATVNSGTATRIRSTYGLKNEIAGKTGTTQNNKDAWFVALTPKLLNITWVGLDNHEIGFKSTSLGQGANAALPIFALWTQKLNADKSFNYITQAKFKSPSPSVLGKMDCDPVKRDGFFKRLFKNPNKKKTKDFKTDNAKT
- a CDS encoding MOSC domain-containing protein; this encodes MKVIATNTGAATTFLWNGKEEQTGIYKYPSQQSLFLGETDVENDIVVDRKHHGGIHKACFLFASEHYPYWKSIYPSLSWDWGMFGENLTTQGMEDSTTRIGDIYRIGSALVQISTPREPCYKLGIRFNDPNIINMYITYGQPGTYVRVLEKGRVTQGDTIELVQQSKNTLTVKECFTIILSKHKDPILLLKAINNLAIPEYKRLRLQQYL
- a CDS encoding alpha-ketoglutarate-dependent dioxygenase AlkB; amino-acid sequence: MNTPLFSDPINLQLPDSDIIYYPNFISVPQADFYFDQLKNNTPWQQDTITLFGKTHPQPRLTALYGDNGKPYKYSGITMHPHKFSQELLEIRNSIQRKTEIEFSSCLLNLYRDGSDSNGWHADDEKELGKNPIIASITLGQERYFHLKHKKLKNLKHKILLQHGSLLLMKGETQHHWLHQIPKTARSVKERMNLTFRVIT
- the htpG gene encoding molecular chaperone HtpG, translated to MATGKINVSVENIFPLIKKFLYSDHEIFLRELVSNATDATLKLKHLTSIGEAKVEFQNPFIEIKIDKEGKKIHIIDQGVGMTQEEVQKYINEIAFSGAEEFLDKYKDAAKDSGIIGHFGLGFYSAFMVAEKVEIISKSYTDAPAAHWTCDGSPNFTLVEGEKETRGTEIILHVAEDSTEFLEESKIGGLLSKYNKFMPIPIKFGTKTETLPKPEGAKEEDPAPTQEVDNIINNPNPAWTKQPTELKEEDYKGFYRELYPMQFEEPLFHIHLNVDYPFNLTGILYFPKLTNDISSQKDRIQLYQNQVFVTDNVEGIVPEFLTMLRGVIDSPDIPLNVSRSYLQADGAVKKISTYITRKVADKLTSLFKNNREDFEAKWNDIKIVIEYGMLSEDKFFEKADKFALYPTVDGAYYTFEELQEKVKANQTDKDDKLVLLYTSNKEEQHSYIEAAKAKGYEVLLLDSPIISHLMQKLETSKEKISFARVDADHLDNLIKKEDTQISKLSDEEKEALKTDIEKTINNKGYTIQMEAMDSSASPFIITEPEFLRRMKEMQQTGGGGGMFGMGNMPEMYNLVVNTNHELVSEILNTKTAKKKERLINQSLDLARLSKGLLKGEELTNFIKRSYEMVK
- the recR gene encoding recombination mediator RecR — translated: MEFSSKLLENAVYEMSQLPGIGKRTALRLVLHLLKQPNEQTTRLSSSLVNLKTNIKFCKNCHNISDVALCEICANPKRDQAIVCVVEDIRDVMAIENTDQFKGLYHVLGGKISPMEGVGPQDLTIASLVAKVKQGEIKELIFALSSTMEGDTTNFYIFKQLVGMEIKTSTIARGIAIGDELEYADEVTLGRSILNRIPFENSLKA
- a CDS encoding MauE/DoxX family redox-associated membrane protein → MTYPWHLYLMAILYLVAGTMHFIQPNVYLRIMPRYLPHPKLLVALSGLTEILLGVGLCFGATKDISIYGIMAMLTVFLLVHFYMLKGKKEAAGIPRWILILRIPLQLALIYWAYYYLGNI